The following proteins are co-located in the Mesotoga sp. BH458_6_3_2_1 genome:
- a CDS encoding GNAT family N-acetyltransferase, which yields MIRLKKMKHEEFEDYFEKLVRYYAIENVKSGRWEESSALEKARMEIDALLSEGLETKNHELLSIIETDNNQTIGYLWLHIFPRMEKKGFIYDFVIQKEYRGMGYGKASLGALEDYAIELGVENLSLHVFAHNSVAVALYKKMGYEVTSMNMAKQISNK from the coding sequence TTGATAAGACTTAAGAAGATGAAACACGAAGAGTTTGAGGACTATTTCGAAAAACTGGTGAGGTATTATGCAATTGAAAACGTAAAGTCTGGAAGATGGGAGGAAAGCAGCGCTCTAGAGAAAGCAAGGATGGAAATCGATGCACTTTTGTCTGAGGGATTAGAGACAAAGAACCATGAACTGCTGAGCATAATTGAAACAGATAATAATCAGACGATAGGCTATCTGTGGCTCCATATCTTTCCCAGGATGGAGAAGAAGGGATTCATATACGATTTTGTGATTCAAAAAGAGTACAGGGGCATGGGATATGGGAAGGCAAGTCTGGGAGCCCTTGAAGACTATGCTATAGAACTAGGTGTGGAGAACCTTTCGCTTCATGTTTTCGCTCACAACTCTGTCGCGGTTGCTCTCTATAAGAAGATGGGATATGAAGTTACAAGTATGAATATGGCAAAGCAGATATCCAACAAATAA
- a CDS encoding Na+/H+ antiporter subunit E: MIFVISFFLWITFFGRFTIASEISGLLVSVLVQYVSARLIRPGPALGTVFRIMLALPVAVFQSFRIIFSKPVFTVRSEKAPENRIVEFGKIISITMTPEEVVISKDREGLLIHEVKK; the protein is encoded by the coding sequence ATGATTTTCGTAATCTCGTTTTTTCTGTGGATCACCTTTTTTGGAAGGTTCACTATAGCCTCAGAGATATCGGGTTTACTTGTGTCTGTCCTGGTGCAGTATGTATCTGCAAGGCTTATCCGTCCCGGTCCGGCTCTCGGCACCGTATTTCGAATTATGCTCGCTTTACCTGTTGCAGTCTTCCAATCATTCAGAATTATCTTCTCGAAACCCGTATTTACGGTAAGAAGCGAAAAGGCACCGGAGAACAGAATCGTTGAATTTGGGAAGATAATCTCTATTACAATGACCCCTGAGGAAGTTGTCATTTCGAAGGACAGGGAAGGGCTGTTGATCCACGAGGTGAAAAAGTGA
- a CDS encoding hydrogenase subunit MbhD domain-containing protein — protein sequence MSFVLIGISSLYLISAMIVLSSKNNFQSVIWFGIMGSVSAVIMMIIGAPDVAMTQFSVGVALVLIVYIMALKKQRRVRLGFLAVPSMIEESPSGLRGLEWEIIQLVDEKEGYHVEPVKFSSKEEALKAVENHEVDLICGAFTEDDVSGRTKGIPYLETSIFICNGEEIDFVRLKHLSRNAISPTQKFLKKSSYVFVISMNSPDLERDIYEGLNEISSSGNIEKIVGRYL from the coding sequence ATGAGTTTCGTCTTAATCGGAATCAGTTCTCTTTATCTGATTAGCGCGATGATCGTCCTTTCATCTAAGAATAACTTCCAGAGTGTTATCTGGTTTGGAATTATGGGTTCGGTTTCGGCCGTCATTATGATGATAATAGGAGCACCGGACGTCGCGATGACACAATTTTCTGTTGGAGTTGCATTGGTTCTAATCGTATACATAATGGCACTTAAGAAACAGCGCCGTGTTCGTCTCGGATTTCTCGCTGTGCCTTCGATGATAGAGGAATCGCCTTCCGGTCTCAGAGGGCTAGAGTGGGAGATTATTCAGCTTGTTGACGAAAAGGAGGGTTATCACGTTGAACCAGTGAAGTTCTCTTCGAAGGAAGAAGCATTGAAAGCCGTTGAGAACCATGAAGTCGATCTGATTTGCGGAGCATTTACAGAGGACGACGTTTCAGGCAGAACAAAGGGCATCCCTTATCTAGAGACTTCAATATTTATCTGCAACGGGGAGGAAATCGATTTTGTGAGACTGAAACACCTGAGCAGAAACGCTATTTCTCCCACACAAAAATTCCTGAAGAAGAGTAGCTATGTTTTTGTCATTTCCATGAATTCGCCGGATCTGGAAAGAGACATTTATGAAGGATTGAACGAAATCAGCTCTTCAGGGAATATCGAAAAGATAGTGGGGCGGTACCTTTGA
- a CDS encoding sodium:proton antiporter: protein MTGTIVIYFSISGMLVGTIGMILSKDLIKKILSFGIVETSINLMYTGISARSGIIPPIVSGDFSNAFYADPIPQAVIITGIVISFALLCLSLVFAIIIYNRYHTMNVEAIEMIFEREER, encoded by the coding sequence ATGACTGGAACTATCGTAATCTATTTCTCAATTTCGGGAATGCTCGTGGGAACGATCGGTATGATTCTATCAAAGGACCTCATAAAGAAGATTCTCTCTTTCGGTATCGTGGAGACCTCAATAAACCTCATGTACACAGGAATCTCGGCAAGAAGCGGGATAATACCTCCCATAGTCAGCGGTGATTTTTCAAACGCTTTCTACGCAGATCCCATACCTCAAGCAGTAATAATCACAGGGATTGTGATATCGTTTGCCCTTCTTTGCCTTTCACTCGTATTTGCGATCATAATATACAACAGATACCACACAATGAATGTCGAGGCAATCGAAATGATCTTCGAGAGGGAGGAACGGTGA
- a CDS encoding proton-conducting transporter membrane subunit, with the protein MIALVFLPVLGGIICLVLKDRKSVSSIVAIVTAIASGSVLPFVIFEDASIILGKWGVLGIGLAIDELTTPFLLSTFIVMLAIILNSINKSYDGFFYALILILYGTLNSIFLSRDLFNIFVTVELASIISFILISYEKKPRQAWASLKYLLLSSLGLNFYLLGIGIVYMETGSFAMESLEKASTIASVLIFGGLAVKSGLFFFSMWLPDAHSNAPTEVSPILSGLIVKLDVYLSIRFITYSSFSWMRDTYIFIGILSAIIGVIFAVNSKNAKRVLAYHTISQVGFMLVNCDKSSAWHGFSHAVFKTLLFLAVGNISARLGTKDYSKWSGKISTVEYTFLLIGSLAIAGFPMTSGCVTKEVIIHGACCPSLRILLLIASVGTAMSFSKFIFLKPVKTTTWPAANVVAAYVILSGVIITHGVIGFEIYMFESLLAVVAGIAAYLILRRFLKPLPIYLERIDSALSSYLILFLITIGLAILFSS; encoded by the coding sequence GTGATCGCGCTCGTCTTTCTACCCGTGCTGGGAGGAATTATCTGTCTGGTGTTGAAAGACAGAAAGTCAGTTAGTTCGATAGTAGCGATTGTGACTGCTATTGCAAGTGGGAGCGTTCTTCCTTTCGTTATCTTTGAAGATGCTTCGATTATTCTGGGGAAGTGGGGAGTTCTTGGAATCGGCCTGGCAATCGATGAACTTACTACTCCATTTCTGTTATCTACTTTCATAGTAATGCTGGCAATTATTCTGAATTCGATCAATAAGAGTTACGACGGATTCTTCTATGCTTTGATTCTGATACTCTATGGAACCTTGAATTCGATATTTCTTTCGAGAGATCTGTTCAATATCTTCGTGACTGTTGAGCTGGCATCGATAATCTCGTTCATTCTCATTTCTTACGAAAAGAAGCCGCGGCAGGCGTGGGCGAGTCTAAAATACCTTCTTCTCTCTTCTCTCGGTCTGAACTTCTACCTTCTTGGTATAGGAATTGTCTACATGGAGACGGGTTCATTTGCCATGGAGAGTCTTGAGAAAGCTTCAACGATAGCCTCTGTACTGATCTTTGGAGGGCTTGCCGTCAAATCCGGCCTCTTCTTCTTCTCAATGTGGCTGCCTGATGCTCACTCCAACGCACCCACCGAAGTCTCTCCAATACTCTCCGGTCTAATTGTCAAGCTCGACGTGTACCTGTCTATAAGATTCATCACTTATTCCTCTTTTAGCTGGATGAGAGATACCTATATCTTCATAGGCATACTCAGCGCAATCATTGGCGTAATCTTTGCCGTCAATTCAAAGAACGCGAAGCGGGTTCTAGCATATCACACGATCTCTCAGGTGGGGTTCATGCTTGTGAATTGTGATAAGTCCTCTGCCTGGCATGGTTTCAGCCACGCGGTTTTCAAGACGCTTCTCTTTCTGGCGGTCGGAAATATTTCGGCAAGACTCGGAACAAAGGACTATTCAAAATGGTCGGGGAAAATCAGCACAGTTGAATACACCTTTCTATTAATCGGCTCACTCGCCATAGCGGGCTTCCCTATGACCTCCGGGTGTGTTACAAAAGAAGTCATAATACATGGGGCATGTTGCCCATCATTGAGAATACTTCTATTAATTGCTTCTGTAGGAACGGCAATGAGCTTCTCGAAGTTTATTTTCCTGAAACCGGTCAAAACAACCACTTGGCCGGCCGCAAATGTTGTTGCCGCATATGTCATTCTCTCAGGGGTGATAATCACCCACGGAGTAATCGGCTTTGAGATATACATGTTTGAATCTCTTCTCGCAGTAGTGGCGGGAATTGCAGCCTATCTGATCCTGCGAAGATTCCTGAAGCCACTTCCGATCTATCTTGAAAGAATTGATTCGGCTCTTTCTTCGTACCTAATCCTCTTTCTTATAACTATCGGTTTGGCTATTCTTTTCTCCTCTTGA
- a CDS encoding monovalent cation/H(+) antiporter subunit G, which yields MTRILGYLFLIPGLFFVFAGTFRAILAHTIIGTLHFLTVADTVGLIFIVISASFFGLLTIIEMLAFIVALMVTGPLVTHVIARAFINSGGKEK from the coding sequence ATGACGAGAATCTTAGGGTACCTATTTCTGATTCCCGGTCTGTTTTTCGTTTTCGCAGGCACATTCAGGGCCATCCTGGCACACACAATCATTGGAACCCTCCATTTCTTAACGGTTGCCGACACTGTCGGGCTGATATTCATCGTCATCTCCGCTTCTTTCTTTGGCCTGTTGACGATAATTGAGATGCTTGCGTTTATTGTCGCTCTGATGGTCACTGGACCGCTTGTAACTCACGTAATCGCCAGGGCCTTCATTAACTCGGGGGGAAAAGAGAAATGA
- a CDS encoding MnhB domain-containing protein, protein MKIAGIIAVTMIFVIVLLSFDPSGSIPSPIEQIVDRVNVPNAVTSVYLETRLYDTIFEIIVFSITALGVASLFASLPVNRDEDQHVFGTVTVYSGGLAALSITLFLYVVINGHITPGGGFVGGVVLATGVITYGLTSSFKKASIHYDKLKIGIFENLGLVMIFAFSTLIILFPETHSRLLSAAGFGSTFSGGLIPILNILIGIKVYAGAWKMSSEFINRRGTL, encoded by the coding sequence TTGAAGATAGCAGGAATAATTGCAGTTACAATGATCTTTGTCATTGTTTTGCTTTCATTTGACCCTTCGGGAAGTATTCCCAGTCCGATAGAGCAAATAGTGGATCGAGTAAATGTGCCCAATGCAGTTACAAGCGTTTATCTCGAGACAAGACTCTATGACACGATATTCGAGATAATCGTTTTCAGCATAACGGCTCTGGGAGTAGCTTCTCTCTTTGCATCGCTGCCGGTTAATCGCGACGAAGATCAGCACGTTTTTGGGACAGTTACAGTCTATAGCGGTGGCCTTGCCGCCTTGTCGATAACCCTTTTCTTATATGTCGTAATAAACGGCCACATAACCCCTGGTGGAGGCTTTGTTGGCGGAGTTGTGCTTGCAACAGGCGTAATCACTTATGGTCTCACTTCCAGTTTCAAGAAGGCAAGTATTCATTATGATAAGTTGAAGATCGGAATATTTGAGAACCTAGGTCTCGTGATGATTTTCGCATTCTCAACTCTGATTATCCTTTTCCCAGAGACCCACTCGCGATTACTTTCTGCGGCTGGCTTTGGTTCAACTTTCAGCGGTGGGCTAATCCCGATCCTGAACATTCTCATCGGAATCAAAGTGTATGCCGGTGCATGGAAGATGTCCAGTGAGTTCATAAATAGGCGGGGGACACTATGA
- a CDS encoding alpha/beta hydrolase — MILIIILVVIVSFLMTAGLVFAYKVTRPKQIPYDETYRIEVEKGRMDPEWFEEIEKEEIWIDSPYGYRLHGLFIPCNNSSKAVIICHGITYSLFGSIKYARIFHKLGFNVIAYDHRNHGKSGGSNTTLGYYEKHDLASVKSWVIQRLGKDARIGLHGESMGAAIVLQYLSLDRDIDFCVADCGFSDLEELLSVRLREDFHLPSIPFIWLARFFAKLLTGANLKEVSPIESVRESLIPVMFAHGAEDHYVPTYMSEKMHREGNSKNHLLVVPGAAHAMALTSDPVAYEKEVERFLQNSNLL; from the coding sequence TTGATCTTAATCATAATTCTGGTAGTTATTGTGAGTTTCCTAATGACAGCGGGTCTGGTTTTCGCATATAAAGTTACAAGGCCAAAGCAGATTCCTTACGATGAGACATACCGCATAGAGGTTGAAAAAGGTAGAATGGATCCTGAGTGGTTCGAAGAGATTGAAAAGGAAGAGATCTGGATCGACTCTCCATATGGATATAGGCTTCACGGACTGTTCATTCCCTGCAATAATTCCAGTAAAGCCGTAATAATTTGCCATGGAATCACCTATTCATTGTTTGGCTCGATCAAATACGCAAGGATCTTTCACAAACTGGGCTTCAACGTTATCGCTTATGACCACAGAAACCATGGCAAGAGCGGCGGAAGCAATACTACTCTCGGATACTACGAGAAGCATGACCTTGCTTCCGTTAAGAGCTGGGTCATCCAAAGGCTAGGAAAAGATGCTCGCATCGGCCTCCACGGTGAATCGATGGGTGCGGCAATAGTTCTTCAGTACCTTTCTCTCGATCGAGACATTGATTTTTGCGTCGCGGACTGTGGCTTTTCGGACCTCGAAGAGCTACTTTCGGTAAGACTGAGAGAAGACTTTCACCTTCCCTCGATTCCATTCATTTGGCTAGCTCGATTCTTCGCAAAACTCCTAACTGGCGCAAATCTAAAAGAAGTAAGCCCAATAGAATCCGTAAGAGAGTCGTTAATTCCAGTGATGTTCGCGCACGGAGCTGAAGACCATTATGTTCCAACCTATATGAGCGAAAAGATGCACAGGGAAGGCAATTCGAAAAACCATCTTCTAGTAGTTCCCGGAGCGGCCCACGCTATGGCCCTTACTTCCGATCCAGTTGCCTACGAGAAAGAGGTCGAAAGATTCCTTCAGAACAGCAACCTTCTTTGA
- a CDS encoding acylphosphatase, producing the protein MITVEVILEGKVQKVGMRNYIRRLAIKHKIKGYVENVDNGSVRVVAQGSEEKLSVFLKNIEKVSLAVRLSGGKILKMVERPSCERGFGSFEKR; encoded by the coding sequence TTGATAACAGTCGAAGTGATTCTCGAAGGAAAAGTTCAGAAGGTTGGAATGAGAAACTACATAAGGCGCCTCGCGATTAAGCACAAGATCAAAGGGTATGTCGAGAATGTTGATAATGGGTCAGTGAGAGTAGTCGCTCAAGGTAGTGAAGAAAAGCTCTCAGTATTTTTGAAGAACATCGAGAAAGTATCTCTTGCAGTGAGACTTTCAGGAGGCAAGATTCTCAAGATGGTAGAGCGACCATCCTGCGAGCGGGGTTTTGGATCGTTCGAGAAGAGATAA